A single window of Mycolicibacterium madagascariense DNA harbors:
- the egtA gene encoding ergothioneine biosynthesis glutamate--cysteine ligase EgtA, translated as MTTTADLCGTRGDESPGALLDSASDAARHIAGECLRDGPIGQVGLEIEAHCFDLDDPMKRPSWDRITDVVAQVPALPGGSAITIEPGGAVELSGPPADSAAAAIAAMQTDRAVLREAFAAHGLGLVLLGADPLRPPRRVNPGDRYQAMEQFFTASGTSDAGAAMMTSTASVQVNLDAGPQEGWADRVRLAHALGPTMVAISANSPLLGAEFSGWRSTRQRVWSRLDSARCGPVLGARGDDPGDDWAQYALKAPVMLVQGEVTVPMTEVVPFADWADGRELLGGRRPTRADLDYHLTTLFPPVRPRGFLEIRYLDSTPDHVWPAVVFTLATLLDDPEAAEVAAAATAPVATEWDLAARTGLDDERLRAAAVTCVQAAAERAPAEISESMQQLLTQVQRGRSSADDFTDVVVGVGVEPAVRRLAAEGAA; from the coding sequence ATGACCACCACCGCGGACCTGTGCGGCACCCGTGGCGATGAGTCGCCGGGCGCCCTGCTCGACAGCGCCTCCGACGCCGCACGGCACATCGCCGGCGAATGCCTGCGGGACGGACCGATAGGGCAGGTCGGACTCGAGATCGAGGCGCACTGCTTCGACCTGGACGACCCGATGAAACGGCCGTCCTGGGATCGCATCACCGACGTCGTCGCCCAGGTGCCTGCGCTGCCGGGCGGCAGTGCGATCACGATCGAGCCAGGAGGCGCCGTCGAGCTGTCAGGCCCGCCCGCCGATTCGGCCGCGGCCGCCATCGCCGCGATGCAGACCGATCGCGCCGTACTCCGCGAAGCCTTCGCCGCCCACGGCCTCGGGCTGGTACTCCTCGGTGCCGACCCGCTGCGGCCGCCGAGGCGGGTCAACCCCGGCGACCGCTACCAGGCCATGGAGCAGTTCTTCACCGCGAGTGGCACGTCGGACGCCGGCGCGGCGATGATGACGTCCACGGCGTCGGTGCAGGTCAACCTGGACGCCGGCCCGCAGGAGGGGTGGGCGGACCGGGTGCGGCTCGCGCACGCCCTCGGGCCGACCATGGTCGCCATCTCGGCCAACTCTCCGTTGCTCGGCGCCGAGTTCTCCGGCTGGCGCAGCACCCGTCAGCGGGTGTGGAGCCGCCTGGACTCCGCGCGGTGCGGCCCCGTGCTCGGTGCCCGCGGTGACGACCCTGGCGACGACTGGGCCCAGTACGCGCTGAAGGCGCCGGTCATGCTGGTCCAGGGTGAGGTCACGGTGCCGATGACCGAGGTGGTCCCCTTCGCCGACTGGGCCGACGGGCGCGAGCTGCTCGGCGGTCGCCGACCCACGCGGGCCGACCTGGACTACCACCTGACGACGCTGTTCCCGCCGGTGCGGCCGCGCGGCTTCCTCGAGATCCGCTACCTCGACAGCACGCCCGACCACGTGTGGCCCGCCGTGGTCTTCACGCTCGCGACGCTGCTCGACGACCCCGAGGCCGCGGAGGTGGCCGCCGCGGCCACCGCGCCGGTGGCGACGGAGTGGGACCTCGCCGCGCGGACCGGACTGGACGACGAGCGCCTGCGCGCGGCCGCCGTCACGTGCGTGCAAGCCGCGGCCGAGCGTGCGCCCGCGGAAATATCCGAATCCATGCAGCAGTTGCTGACTCAGGTGCAGCGGGGCAGGAGTTCGGCCGACGACTTCACCGACGTGGTCGTGGGCGTCGGCGTCGAGCCCGCGGTCCGGCGGTTGGCGGCGGAGGGCGCGGCGTGA